The following are from one region of the Euleptes europaea isolate rEulEur1 chromosome 11, rEulEur1.hap1, whole genome shotgun sequence genome:
- the TRIL gene encoding TLR4 interactor with leucine rich repeats, whose amino-acid sequence MRRLLLLLLLLLLLGGSLALLRPAAEPLCPEPCDCQQRQHLLCTNRGLRAVPKAPEPRGILTYSLGGNFIANISAFDFHRLGALQRLDLQYNRIRALPPRAFARLARLEELYLGNNLLAALAPGTLRPLAKLRILYVNANEISDLGAASFAGLGSLVKLRLDGNALASLGDATFAGLANLVYLHLEANRIRWLSRSAFSGLGKLRFLDLSGNRQNLLRHPDAFRPVRSLTTLLLSGNDLQHLAKGLFQHLPNLAKLSLSGNRLVWLAPEAFVGLGALKELRLEGNLLSQLPAALLHPLRSLEVLDLSHNSLVSLHPDAFAHLHKLRELSLQENALTTVPGDLFASSPALYRLELNGNSWSCDCRLRGLKRWLGSWHTQGRLLTVFVQCRKPLALAGKYLDYLEDSQLLPPPNGSCSEAAASPSPLPRGNISYSPGLVQERLSSLPSASTMQLVGSQKMLVPLPERGGGATNASPTISTSSLLLSTRPPPQPGGAWPRRAGKPHSVSSVSAVPPLVTDPCDFNKLFLYNLSVEAVSASAVSVHWGVRPHRSPRLLGPVRFRILFDRFGAAVKFQRFVYLPEWSEPMATLQELRPDTPYLVCVEGVIGGRVCPVAPRDHCAGLVTLPEEDAGAAAAVAGGARGPDQQLLTLVLLAVNALLLFLALAAWASRLVRKKVLGCRRRKAASPVHVRQMYSTRRPLRSMGTGVSMDFSGFQSHRPPRSTVCALNEADLIEFPCERFLDSAVGGGSSSARRGEDHLLQRFAD is encoded by the coding sequence atgcggcggctgctgctgctgctgctgctgctgctgctgctgggcggcTCGCTGGCCCTGCTGCGGCCGGCGGCGGAGCCCCTGTGCCCGGAGCCATGCGACTGCCAGCAGCGGCAGCACCTCCTGTGCACCAACCGCGGGCTGCGGGCCGTGCCCAAGGCGCCGGAGCCGCGGGGCATCCTCACCTACAGCCTGGGCGGGAACTTCATCGCCAACATCTCCGCCTTCGACTTCCACCGCCTGGGGGCGCTGCAGCGCCTGGACCTGCAGTACAACCGCATCCGCGCGCTccccccgcgggccttcgcgCGCCTGGCGCGCCTGGAGGAGCTCTACCTGGGCAACAACCTGCTGGCCGCCCTGGCGCCGGGCACCCTCCGCCCCCTGGCCAAGCTGCGCATCCTCTACGTCAACGCCAATGAGATCAGCGACCTGGGCGCGGCCTCCTTCGCCGGCCTGGGCAGCCTGGTCAAGCTGCGGCTGGACGGCAACGCCTTGGCCTCGCTGGGCGACGCCACCTTCGCGGGCCTGGCCAACCTGGTCTACTTGCACCTGGAGGCCAACCGCATCCGCTGGCTGAGCCGCAGCGCTTTCTCCGGCCTGGGCAAACTGCGCTTCCTGGACTTGTCGGGCAACCGGCAGAACTTGCTGCGCCACCCGGACGCCTTTCGGCCCGTGCGCTCGCTCACCACCCTCCTTCTCTCCGGCAACGACCTGCAGCACTTGGCCAAGGGGCTCTTCCAGCACTTGCCCAATTTGGCCAAGTTGTCGCTGAGCGGGAACCGCCTGGTGTGGTTGGCGCCAGAGGCCTTCGTGGGGCTGGGGGCCCTCAAGGAGTTGCGCTTGGAAGGCAACCTGCTGAGCCAGCTCCCTGCCGCTTTGCTGCACCCGCTGCGTAGCCTGGAAGTGCTCGACCTGAGCCACAACTCGCTTGTTAGCCTTCACCCCGACGCCTTTGCCCACCTGCACAAGCTGCGGGAGCTCAGCTTGCAGGAAAACGCTCTGACCACCGTGCCCGGGGACCTCTTTGCCTCCAGCCCAGCTCTCTACCGACTGGAACTGAATGGGAATTCCTGGAGCTGCGACTGCCGCCTGCGAGGCTTGAAGCGCTGGCTGGGCTCCTGGCACACCCAGGGACGCCTCCTGACCGTCTTCGTGCAGTGCCGCAAGCCGCTTGCCCTGGCTGGGAAATATCTCGATTATCTGgaggattcccagctcctccctcctcccaatGGCTCTTGTTCTGAAGCGGCTGCctctccttccccactccctcgaGGCAACATCAGCTACAGCCCCGGCCTAGTGCAGGAGAGGCTGAGCTCTTTGCCCTCCGCCTCAACCATGCAGCTGGTCGGCTCCCAGAAGATGTTGGTCCCCCTGCCAGAAAGAGGCGGCGGGGCGACTAACGCTAGCCCTACCATCTCAACGTCCAGCTTGCTGCTCAGCACCAGGCCCCCTCCGCAGCCTGGTGGTGCTTGGCCCAGGCGGGCAGGGAAACCCCACTCGGTCTCTTCAGTGTCTGCCGTCCCTCCCCTGGTCACTGACCCGTGTGATTTTAACAAGCTGTTTCTGTACAACCTGTCAGTGGAGGCAGTGAGCGCCAGCGCAGTCTCCGTACACTGGGGGGTCCGCCCGCACCGTAGCCCCCGGCTGCTGGGGCCTGTGCGCTTCAGAATCCTTTTCGACCGCTTCGGGGCTGCCGTCAAGTTCCAGCGTTTTGTTTATCTCCCTGAGTGGAGCGAGCCGATGGCCACGCTCCAGGAGCTGCGCCCTGACACCCCTTACTTGGTCTGCGTGGAGGGCGTCATCGGGGGCCGTGTCTGCCCAGTGGCGCCGCGGGACCATTGCGCGGGCCTGGTCACCTTGCCTGAAGAGGatgcgggggcggcggcggctgtgGCAGGCGGGGCCCGAGGCCCAGACCAGCAGCTTCTCACCCTGGTACTGCTGGCAGTGAATGCGCTGCTGCTCTTTCTGGCCCTGGCGGCCTGGGCCTCCCGCCTGGTGCGGAAGAAGGTGCTGGGGTGCCGTCGGAGGAAGGCAGCGTCGCCGGTACACGTCAGGCAGATGTACTCCACCCGTCGGCCTTTACGCTCCATGGGCACTGGAGTCTCCATGGACTTCTCTGGCTTCCAGTCCCACCGTCCTCCCCGCAGCACTGTCTGTGCCTTAAATGAGGCTGACCTCATTGAATTCCCATGCGAGCGCTTCCTGGACAGTGCTGTTGGCGGAGGTAGCAGCAGTGCCCGGCGGGGAGAGGATCACCTGTTGCAGCGCTTTGCGGACTAA